The DNA window atgttgtaactaagacatctgctggaaaaaaaattttttcacgttgacgagacagcgttttgggtggagtgCTCGCTATGGATgcagagcttgctgtttctgtaggtacacatttcctggggacacctggaCGTCTCGGCCGCGTctcctccattgtgattggctaaagcgcagcatcgttcagaCTCAAAGCCAACACATACAATGtagattgcagaatctgtcttgagagattagccAATGAGTAACCAATGCTATGTCAAGAACTCCAGAACCATTCCATctttgctatatatatatatatatatatatatatataatatatatatacagtacaggccaaaagtttggacacaccttctcattcaatgcgttttctttatttttatgactatttacattgtagattctcactgaaggcatcaaaactatgaatgaacacatgtggagttatgtacttaacaaaaaaaggtgaaataactgaaaacatgttttatattctagtttcttcaaaatagccaccctttgctctgattactgctttgcacactcttggcattctctccatgagcttcaagaggtagtcacctgaaatggttttccaacagtcttgaaggagttcccagaggtgtttagcacttgttggcccctttgccttcactctgcggtccagctcaccccaaaccatctccattgggttcaggtccggtgactgtggaggccaggtcatctgccgcagcactccatcactctccttcttggtcaaatagcccttacacagcctggaggtgtgtttggggtcattgtcctgttgaaaaataaatgatcgtccaactaagcgcaaaccggatgggatggcatgtcgctgcaggatgctgtggtggccatgctggttcagtgtgccttcaattttgaataaatccccaacagtgtcaccagcaaaacacccccacaccatcacacctcctcctccatgcttcacagtgggaaccaggcatgtggaatccatctgttcaccttttctgtgtctcacaaagacacagcggttggaaccaaagatctcaaatttggactcatcagaccaaagcacagatttccactggtctgatgtccattccttgtgtttcttggcccaaacaaatctcttctgcttgttgcctctccttagcagtggtttcctaacagctatttgaccatgaaggcctgattcgcgcagtctcctcttaacagttgttctagagatgggtctgctgctagaactctgtgtggcattcatctggtctctgatctgagctgctgttaacttgcgatttctgaggctggtgactcggatgaacttatcctcagaagcagaggtgactcttggtcttcctttcctgggtcggtcctcatgtgtgccagtttcgttgtgatggtttttgcgactccacttggggacacatttaaagtttttgcaattttccggactgactgaccttcatttcttaaagtaatgatggccactcgtttttctttagttagctgattggttcttgccataatatgaattttaacagttgtccaatagggctgtcgactgtgtattaacctgacttctgcacaacacaactgatggtcccaaccccattgataaagcaagaaattccactaattaaccctgataaggcacacctgtgaagtggaaaccatttcaggtgactacctcttgaagctcattgagagaatgccaagagtgtgcaaagcagtaatcagagcaaagggtggctattttgaagaaactagaatataaaacatgttttcagttatttcacctttttttgttaagtacataactccacatgtgttcattcatagttttgatgccttcagtgagaatctacaatgtaaatagtcatgaaaataaagaaaacgcatggaatgagaaggtgtgtccaaacctttggcctgtactgtatatgtgtatatatatctatatatatatatatatatagatatatagatatatatatacatatattaattttggttatagttattattttaattattaatcagaGTTCCaaattgaaataataataatatattttataagACTAATTTAATTAACTGGctattatgtttttctttttggaaaTGGTGCCCCGCAAGTtggtttaattttaattttaattttaattttaattaaagcacattatttaacataattatgaatgttttttttttataattagtAATTACTTCTGCCATTGTAACACTTGAAACAACAGTTCCCAATAACCATAATGGAACAACTtctgcatgtttgtttacatcacAGATTTCATCCGCTTCCCAGTGGTCAGTCTGCCCAGCAGCATCAAACAAACCTGGACTTCATATTTATGGTGTGTAAATGTAAAAGCACAGCTACTACTGCTAATTACAGCagccacaaaacaaaatactgaACTATCATCCTGATCCAGTCTCTATGTTGCAGACTTTCTGTGTCACAGATGATCTGATGATACGTTTTATCAGTTAAAGAtcctttttattctgtttcagctgctggaggagaacaTTGTCAGTTTTGTGAAGAATGAGCTGAAGAAGATCCAGACAATTCTGGGTCCACATTACCCAGAATGCTCTAATAGTcagagggaggatgaggaggtgtTGGATGGTGAGTatgaagagcagaggaggagcagcagagaggcattTCTGAAGATCACACTGAACTTCCTGAGGAGAAtgaagcaggaggagctggctgactATTTGCAGAGCAGTAAGAGCACTTTAACGCATATTACATGATTGAAAGAGACAATGAGGCAACATGGTCgagttttacatttttgataTCTGCTGTTAATATGATGAACACAGTTTTATCAGATCTGTGAATTCTTCTGAGCTAAAACAGAAACTGTTCTGTAAAACTGAAACTGGATGTCTTAACGTTTacattcatttgattgatttttctATCCCTTCATTAGTTACATTTCTCTTTTGTCCATAAGGGACTGTTGCTGCAGTGTGCCGACGCAAACTCAAGTCTAACCTGCAGAAGAAGTTCCAGTGCGTGTTTGAGGGGATTGCTAAAGCAGGAAACCCAACCCTTCTGAATCAGATCTACACCgagctctacatcacagagggagGGACTGCAGAGGTCAATGATGAACATGAGGTCAGACAGATTGAAACAGCATCCAGGAAACCAGACAGACCAGAAACAACCATCAGACAAGAAGACATCTTTAAAGCCTCACCTGGAAGAGACAAACCAATCAGAACAGTGATGACAAAGGGAGTGGCTGGCATTGGGAAAACAGTCTTAACACAGaagttcactctggactggGCTGAAGACAAAGCCAACCAGGACATACAGTTCACATTTCCATTCACTTTCAGAGAGCTGAAtgtgctgaaagagaaaaagtacAGCTTGGTGGAACTTGTTCATCACTTCTTTACTGAAACCAAAGAAGAAGGAATCTGCAGGTTTGAAGAGTTTCAGGTTGTGTTCATCTTTGACGGTCTGGATGAGTGTCGACTTCCTCTGGACTTCCGCAACAATGAGATCCTGACTGATGTTACAGAGTCCACCTCAGTGGATGTGCTGCTGACAAACCtcatcagggggaaactgctTCCCTCTGCTCGCCTCTGGATAACCACacgacctgcagcagccaatcagatccctcctgactgtgttgacatggtgacagaggtcagagggttCACTGACCCACAGAAGGAGGAGTACTTCAGGAAGAGAttcagagatgaggagcaggcCAGCAGAATCATCTCCCACATCAAGACATCACGAAGCCTCCACATCATGTGCCAcatcccagtcttctgctggatcactgctacagttctggaggatgtgatgaagaccagagaggaaggagagctgcccaagaccctgactgaGATGTACATCCACTTCCTGGTGGTTCAGACCAAACTGAAGAACGTCAAGTATCATGGAAAGTCTGAGACAGATCATCACTGGAGTCCAGAGAGCAGGAAGATGATTGAGTCTCTGGGAAAACTGGCTTTTGATCAGCTGCAGAAAGGCAACCTGATCTTCTATGAATCAGACCTGAGAGAGTGTGGCATCGATATCAGAGCAGCCTCAGTGTACTCAGgagtgttcacacagatctttaaagaggagagaggactgtaccagGACAAGGTGTTCTGCTTCGTCCATCTGAGTgttcaggagtttctggctgCTCTTCATGTCCATCTGACCTTCATCAACTCTGGAGCCAATCTGATGGAAGAAGAACCAACAGGCACCACTCGGCTGCCTAAAGTCTTCAGAGACAAACCTACACTAACACATCTCCACCAAAGTGCTGTGGACAAGGCCTTACAGAGTCCAAATGGACACCTGGACTTGTTCCTCCGCTTCCTCCTGGGTCTCTCACTGCAGACCAATCAGACTCTCCTGTGTGGTCTGCTGACACAGACAGGAACAAACTCAAAGAGCAGTTACAAAACGGCCAGGTACATCAAGAAGAAGATCAAAAAGAATCCAGATCCAGAGAGAAGCATCAACCTGTTCCACTGtctgaatgaactgaatgatCCTCTAGTGGAGGAGATCCAACAGTCCCTGAGAACAGGAAGTCTCTCCACAGATAAACTGTCTCCTGCTCAGTGGTCAGCTCTGGTCTTCATCTTACTGTCATCAGAAGAAGATCTGGACGTGTTTGACCTGAAGAAATACTCTGCTTCAGAGGAGGCTcttctgaggctgctgccagTGGTCAAAGCCTCCAACAAAGCTCTGTAAGTGGACATATGTAGTGTTGAGCTTGTTAcgcaaaaaatgtaatttattactcATTACACTTTACATTTTGGCAAAGTAATGTTATTACATCATTTATTACTCCCACCAACAGCAGTTTGTTACACTACTCATCATATTTCTTTCCTGTAACACTCCAAAACATTGGTAATTGTGTCCATTCTCCTCAAAATTCAGACTTTACATGTGCACTTCTCTGTGAATGTAAGTGTGATCTCTGGTTAGTGCAGCTTCGGGTAGATAGCTTGCATGTAAATTTTTACCTCGGGGTCTTCTGTTGCCCTTTGACTTGTATTTTCCCAAAAATCTTACTGAAAGATGGAAAATCAGTTGTGAAGATAGGCAACATTTAATTCAATCCAACCACAAGCTATATTGCTCTTTGTCgcttgtagcctgcagctgcccaTGATTAAAGTCCCAGTTTATTAGCCAGTGTCGGGCTACAGCCATCCTCCACAGCCGAGGTGGACTCACCATTGGTGGGGTGCAGGGTCCAAAATTAACACTAGCCACTAGCCAAATGCTAGTAAAATAAGCAAGTGACCAGTAACcttgcttcactcaccagccaaaaaaacaatggtaatctattgagtggctggtaAAGTTTGAACATTCACTAGCCATTTGGCCGGTAagtcaaaaagttaattttggacactggtggggtgtatttcctcgAGCTTCAGGTTATTGTGCTGTTGGTCATAGCAGGTGTAGAAGGTCTGACGTGTTTCTTGAGTGGAAGTACCATTACCTGGAACAGTGACGTTCTTGTTGTCTTTCCTTctaacaaaatcaaagtaatgggaacATTTCCAGCCACTGGATGCAAGCATTTCCATCTTACAAGTCATCACAtcctcactccaacctcgtcacatattgacattttggtcatgaactttccacgtccacatatgacgtccaaggtaccctgggtgtgttgattgttgacgttctgggacgccgtgtcaacgtcagtctgttacatgcattgtctgttttcaaaatacacttctgttttcacaggaaatgtacagtttgcatacagtctctttcatcTTCTTGGGTTTTAGGAAAAAAcacaccgctctctcgggtgaaagtctgtgtttattggacccatccagcACACATTGCCCTACTGCCCACCtcggactttcactgccttaacttttgttcttgtcccactgCGTCTCCCCCTGGCATCGCTGGGCACTGTtcaactataacagcaaccagccgcgtatcatgccaacgtttgaggacaccttttttcatgctgaaagtcactgcccaagcaccagattacgacgagtgagactgggctctcCAAGTTAGCCACATGCgcgacagaatgactgacttgTATACTTGACAAAACATTTGGTCTGTGTTCATCACTAAATCTTTTTCAGGCTGAGTGGCTGTAACCTCTCGGAGAGAAGCTGTGAAGCTCTGTCCTCACTTCTCAGCTCCCAGTCCTCCAGTCTGAGAGACCTGGACCTGAGTAACAACgacctgcaggattcaggagtgaagctgctgtgtaGTGGACTGACGAGTCCACATTGTAGACTGGAAACTCTCAGGTCAGGATTAAGATGTTTGTTCAACAGTTGATATTTTAAACTATGGTCATCTGACTTTAGGTTCATGTTAGTAAAGATGGTCAACATCTTGTTGGGACTGCATGATCTTCTAAAACATTgagttgatgatttttttcctcactCCAGTCTGTCAGGATGTCTGGTCACAGAGGAAGGCTGTGTTgctctggcctcagctctgagctccaacccctcccatctgagagagctggacctgagctacAATCATCCTGGAGACTCAGGGATGAAGCTTCTCTCTGTGGGACAAAAGGATCCAAAATGGAGGTTGGACACTCTCAGGTATGAACAGACAACAAGAGCTCACATACTGAAGGTGCCTCTAATTTCATGTCCTTACACTCTAGTCCATCATCATGAAGAACGTCTTATTTGTTCTCCGAATACTGTTCAGAAGAGGGAGTAGACCTCAGCTCAGAAAAAATCAGAACGCCTTGAGGtaatttctttgaatttggcacaaacatccacctgtcacatttaaaaacaacatatgtcgACCAAAATGTTTCACAGAGAAATAACACAGGAAGagtcaaataaaaacagtcataaatatgagaatgtaaataaaattaagaaGACAATACGATAGTTTGACAAAACCATCACACTAAAATAGCATCGCACAAAAGAAATAACATCCATGTGTTCAGCAGTGTGGTCAGGTGTGTCATCCTAGTGATAATTAAGAGGCTAAAGAAAAGAGACAGGTCTTTAAGTGTATccgtagaggaggaggaggatctgACTGTAAGAGGGAGGCTGCCCCACAGTTTTGGACCAACAACTGAAAATGCTCCATCACATCATCAAGTAGGGGATggatttaaatcaaattaaagaattttaaaaacaaCCGACCTGAGATTGTAAAAGCCAGTGCTGATGATAGAGTTGATTTGTTTATCAATTACAAACCAGAATCAAAGAATAGGCCAAGGTTTTTCACATGTGATTTAATGACAGAGACCCGAAGGCAGTGATTGTGGAAGTAGACTTGACAGCTGGGCCAAAGATGAAAACCTCTGTTTTATCCTGCTCAAGTTGAAGAAGACTTTTTGCCATCCAGGATTTTACATCCTTGATGCAATTTAAGAGGATTTTGACACTGCATGGATTGTAAGGTTTGAGTGGGAGATAGAGCTGAGTGTCATCAGTGTAAAACGGTAAGCAATATTATACTTTCTAAAAATAGATCCCAAGGGAAGCATATACAAGGAAAATAAGATGGGGCCTAACATGGAGCCTTGTGGTACGCCACAGGAGATGGgtgcagaggaagaggacacACTGTTGATTGAAACAGAGGCAGATCGACTTTGTAGGTGGGAGGCAGACCACTGTAGGGCCAGTCCCTGAAGGCCAACAACAGGCTTAAGGTGGTCCAGGAGGATGAAGTGATGGACTGTGTCGAAGGCGGCCGAGAAGTCTATAGGAATTGATACTGTGTTGTTTTCTGAATCCAGAAACAGGAACAAATAATTTATGACCCTCAGGAGGGCTGACTCTGTGCTGTCTGACTGAACCTCGTCCAGTATGCTGATTTGTTCAAAAACgactcaaaatacacttctgttttcacagggaatTTATCATTtgcgtacagtctctttcaaaataaaagcgctaCGTCAGTACAGCAACGCAAAATGacgaattgacttttttttccttcaacaaaaagTACGTGGTTGGGGTTCATATTAGGTGGCCTGACCGTCCGGACGGTCACGCCTCCCTAGTGTcggctgattgacagatcagctgataaagacgcgTCACAACCGCCACCAAGTGTccgccgaaacatgtcaaggtatgtaacatcctaacatgtctgagataaaagaactgaagtcattatcagaaactaaagacataatgaacaccactgAGCGATTTAAAGGACATTAGAAATTAAACTGATCAAATGGCAACCAGTCACACGGTGTTGTGAGCAGCAGTTAGGACTCATGCTGGATAGAAAATCATTCTGTGTTTCTTCTTCCAGGGTGGATCATGGTGGACAGCAGTGGTTAAAACCTGGTCTGAGGAAGTGTAAGTGTGGATTCAgtctgactgataataaaaacagaaaacagtcagTTTGTCTTTAAATACAAACAGAACTGATAACGTGTCATCATTAAACTTTATCAGCAAACAGACAAAGAATAAACCCTGCTTTTGCACATCCTGCACAAAACTGTTCAGCTTATTCTCAAACAGCCACATTGTACataatatcaataataataatattaataataataataataataatacatttttattgtaatttttctaTTTTGTATTTCAGTTTTTGACTTCACCTTATTGTTACACCTCCTAACATGTTAACTGTATGTTTAGTGTATGCaccaaaaaccaaagcaaattccttgtaAGTGAAAACCTACCTGATAAAGAATCCTTTTCTGATTCAGGTGATAAACTGtcgctttctttttctctccatcagATTTCTGTGAACTCACACTGGACACAGACACGACACACAGAAACCTCAAActgtccgacaacaacacaagGGTGACAGTAGTGAGAGGAGATGATGATTGGCCAAAGAGATTTGAGTACTGGACTCAGCTGCTGTGTAGAAATGGAGTGACTGGTCGctgttactgggaggtggagtggagaggAAGAGTTCGTGTAGCGGTGACTCACAGAGGAATCAGAAGGAGCAGAGACAGTAATGACAGCTGGTTTGGAGGGAACGATGAGTGTTGGAGTCTGGATTGTTCTGGTGCTGGTTACACAGTCTGgcacaatgacagagaaatattcctctctcccttcttctcctcctcctcctcctcctcctcctcctctgtctctcacagAGTAGCAGTGTATGTGGACTGTCCTGCCGGCACTCTGTCCTTCTTCAGAgtctcctctgacacactgaTCCACCTCCACACCTTCAACACCACCTTCACTGAGCCTCTTTATCCTGGGTTCAGGTTCTGGTCATACGAgtcctcagtgtctctgtgcTCTCTGTAGGAGAGAGACGACTCACAGTCctcaacccagttgccagaaaaacATGGATGGATAGTTGGATAGTTATGGAGAAGGCTCGCCTCAGGTCCGGCAGCAgtgagatgataggctgacagagaaggtgtgtctcTGTGCTATTGGCTGATTGTGGATCAGCTGTAGAAGAACAGCTGATGACTCGACTGACCGGCCGAACACTGACAGCCAGAGATGGAGCGTGAGCAGATGTGTTAGGAGTGAATGGGTGAGGATGAAAGTTACAGAAAgaattgtcttcctgactgaactttcactCGAGCTCCATTATGTCGAGGACACTCTGAAATTTTATGTTTCATCAAcactgctgtttcctgctggaaacacagcgatgtctcagAACAATCTGCTCTCATGTCTCGATCCTGGCAGAAATAAACAGCAACAGGTTATTGTAAAGCTCATTTAGGACACTTACGACTTCATCATGCACACAACTGCATTTCttatattttattctgttgttgtttattctATTGATGTATATATGGCAGTTAAATTTCACACTTACAGGCTCAgcacacatatatattttatttttaatacttttatatCTTGAGTACTAGTGTTACACACTGTGGCATAATGAACatgctattttatttattttaatgctttatatttacttacttttatttcatactcTTGTTCTTCTTATAATTCTCTGTTCTTTGAAAAGATCTCCTCGGGGCTGAACATGAAATTTACTATAAAAAGAGTTTCCTTGTGTCGGGGTAGCTGCTGATGTAATTGTGGTTATCACGTAGTTATCAAAGGCAAATAAAGACAAGTTCATGTTCACTTCAGTtcaatttatatatttatttaatattaacaTCATACATGTTTTTGCAAATGTAAATTCAGTTAAAAAATGAGATACGTTAAAACGGTGTGTTTAAGAGGTGGAACTCACTGTTAGACCTCCTCTGAGCAAACTGTCACAAAACTATTGATAACTGATTGACAAAATGAAGCAAATTAATGGAAACCAGTCAAGATACTGTTTAAAGCTAAATTCCTACGCAGgacttgtgtgtgtattttattatGCGAGtggttacgtcagtcggaggcctccatgtgggaaagacagacaggatgcttggcttggtcggagttttcttagaaccatatgatgAGAATGGTATCATTATGAggttttatctctggtggaattcacttacattttagtgccATCAGCTtgttaatagcattttaacctcaacaaagaaaagtgttaaattcccagaaaggtaagtgttgctttaacacAGCTAGCAGCAGCTCTAGTAtagaggtttttcttttttcagacaAAGAGATTAGGAGATGTTgctttaccttgacatgtttcgactgtcaacttcagtcttcttcagaagcgCACAGTCAGTGCAATTGCaaactttgtgttttcttaCAGTCTGGTCACCTGACATCCAACTGCTTTGTCCTTTCTAGTGATTTTCATCACATATAAAGATATTAGACAAGCCTGAAATCTGTCGCTCCTCTGCTCTCAGCCTCTGGAATATCCTGCTGGCCTGAAAATACTCTCCTAAACTGCCAGCCTCTGAGTTTCCCAGCTGGCTGGTAGTAGAGGAGTATTTTCAGGTCAGGTTCTGCTTAAGCGTCCATGAGTGGCTTCATCACCAACTCCCTCCATCTCCCCCTGCCCCACTGCCTcccctgttgttgctgctgcagctagcacagctaatcaatcaatcaatcaatcaatcaattttatttatacagcccaatatcacaaatcacaatttgcctcacagggctttacagcatacgacatccctctgtccttatgaccctcacagctgatcaggaaaaactccccaaaaaaaccctttaacggggaaaaaacggtagaaacctcaggaagagcaactgaggagggatccctcttccaggacggacagacgtgcaatagatgtcgtacagaacagatcagcatgataaattaacagtaatccacatgacacaatgagacagagagagagagagagagagagagagagagagagagagattccaTGAGCATGAAGATGAGCATGAACATGAGCTCctgaatatttttgcttttttggatgttttaaagtGAGATAAACTACTATTCTTCTAAGagctggaagaaaacagaagagaaaaccggtgtttttaaaaaaaatctaccaagaaggaaaaaaacacagcaaaaacctcagaaaaCAGTGATAGACTGGAAAACAATGGAACCAACTGCCAAACTGACAGTTAGCCTAACTGTCcaaccagcaacaaaaaaaaggtcaagcaaagaggaggaaaacagctgaAGACGCAAGTGAGTGaaaccatcagaaagaaaatataacatttaaaagaggaaacaaaaatgGCTGAACACTAAATAAACTTAAGCTAGCATAACACAGCTAGCTGTAAACAAGACCCTTAGCAACTGTTGCCAAGGAATTTAAATAGCAGcagttcaacagcagcagagcctgatggAGTCCACCAAAGGCTGCACAGAGGctgttcctctcctctatcctccTGATGTAACCAATGAGACTGCCAGGaaggcatttaaacaaaaactgctaaaaGAAAGACCAGAAACCCTGTTTTCTGATCTTTACAAGACCGGGGAGGTCAGCAACCTGATCCTCTTCACAGACCAGCCGCTAGCATGGCACTCTGCCATCAGTGCCCACCCCCTCTGTCAAAAAGAGGGTATCTGTAAcggctggaaaataaaaataaaagaagcagaggaTTCAGATACTTTCATGATGACAGTAAACTTATACAAGAATGGGACTATCATAGTGCAGGGGAACCTCAAACTGTTTGAGATGGACTTCCTCCTTATAAAGGAAAGAGCCCAGCAGGAGAGATCTAGCTCCACTCACAGTTCCCAGGTCCCAGCTCCCAGCTGCCTAACTACTGAGCAGCCCCCTGAAGAGAAGGAGCCCACCAGCCCAGAGCAGGTCCAGGACCCCAGCTGAACCGCACCATCACCGAACTGAAGGTGAAATtcacagagctggagagagaactTGTACAACTGAGAGAGCTGATCAGCCAACAGCCATGCCAGCCCACCACAGCTCAGCCTGATCCCTGTACCATCAGCACAGAGCTGGGCATGCTGAGGCAGGACAGggacagctgcaggagagagctgagcctgctcaggactgagatcagagagctgcatcaggacagagagcagcgtctagcagcactgacagctctgacagaggaggtgaaggagctcagaggagagagagaggagcacaggagagaacttacctctctgtcaaaggaggtggaggagctcagaggagagagagaggagcacagcagagcactcaccactctgtcagaacagcctcaggagagaggtggagctACACAGGACCTGGATGAAAAACTAGACCACAACCAGGACCCTGTGAGCAGCCAGGACCCACCAATCCAAGAACCTACCTCCACCCCCAGATCCACATCCAGCCCACAGACCAGCACCTCCCCTCATTCCACCAGACcagcacaacagagagagaagacagacattgtCCTCCTCATCG is part of the Epinephelus fuscoguttatus linkage group LG11, E.fuscoguttatus.final_Chr_v1 genome and encodes:
- the LOC125896595 gene encoding NLR family CARD domain-containing protein 3-like isoform X1, which codes for MKVESVCVDSAMNQAEDREEGVPPSKTTLCGEHDSQTKAQRSDSPVSSCVSFNSDLSMERPIHLKGGHPSIDQRIQHERPDSSSPGPEPSCVSIRSDWSMERPIDFKGGHQSTDKRFHPLPSGQSAQQHQTNLDFIFMLLEENIVSFVKNELKKIQTILGPHYPECSNSQREDEEVLDGEYEEQRRSSREAFLKITLNFLRRMKQEELADYLQSRTVAAVCRRKLKSNLQKKFQCVFEGIAKAGNPTLLNQIYTELYITEGGTAEVNDEHEVRQIETASRKPDRPETTIRQEDIFKASPGRDKPIRTVMTKGVAGIGKTVLTQKFTLDWAEDKANQDIQFTFPFTFRELNVLKEKKYSLVELVHHFFTETKEEGICRFEEFQVVFIFDGLDECRLPLDFRNNEILTDVTESTSVDVLLTNLIRGKLLPSARLWITTRPAAANQIPPDCVDMVTEVRGFTDPQKEEYFRKRFRDEEQASRIISHIKTSRSLHIMCHIPVFCWITATVLEDVMKTREEGELPKTLTEMYIHFLVVQTKLKNVKYHGKSETDHHWSPESRKMIESLGKLAFDQLQKGNLIFYESDLRECGIDIRAASVYSGVFTQIFKEERGLYQDKVFCFVHLSVQEFLAALHVHLTFINSGANLMEEEPTGTTRLPKVFRDKPTLTHLHQSAVDKALQSPNGHLDLFLRFLLGLSLQTNQTLLCGLLTQTGTNSKSSYKTARYIKKKIKKNPDPERSINLFHCLNELNDPLVEEIQQSLRTGSLSTDKLSPAQWSALVFILLSSEEDLDVFDLKKYSASEEALLRLLPVVKASNKALLSGCNLSERSCEALSSLLSSQSSSLRDLDLSNNDLQDSGVKLLCSGLTSPHCRLETLSLSGCLVTEEGCVALASALSSNPSHLRELDLSYNHPGDSGMKLLSVGQKDPKWRLDTLRVDHGGQQWLKPGLRKYFCELTLDTDTTHRNLKLSDNNTRVTVVRGDDDWPKRFEYWTQLLCRNGVTGRCYWEVEWRGRVRVAVTHRGIRRSRDSNDSWFGGNDECWSLDCSGAGYTVWHNDREIFLSPFFSSSSSSSSSSVSHRVAVYVDCPAGTLSFFRVSSDTLIHLHTFNTTFTEPLYPGFRFWSYESSVSLCSL
- the LOC125896595 gene encoding NLR family CARD domain-containing protein 3-like isoform X2 — protein: MNQAEDREEGVPPSKTTLCGEHDSQTKAQRSDSPVSSCVSFNSDLSMERPIHLKGGHPSIDQRIQHERPDSSSPGPEPSCVSIRSDWSMERPIDFKGGHQSTDKRFHPLPSGQSAQQHQTNLDFIFMLLEENIVSFVKNELKKIQTILGPHYPECSNSQREDEEVLDGEYEEQRRSSREAFLKITLNFLRRMKQEELADYLQSRTVAAVCRRKLKSNLQKKFQCVFEGIAKAGNPTLLNQIYTELYITEGGTAEVNDEHEVRQIETASRKPDRPETTIRQEDIFKASPGRDKPIRTVMTKGVAGIGKTVLTQKFTLDWAEDKANQDIQFTFPFTFRELNVLKEKKYSLVELVHHFFTETKEEGICRFEEFQVVFIFDGLDECRLPLDFRNNEILTDVTESTSVDVLLTNLIRGKLLPSARLWITTRPAAANQIPPDCVDMVTEVRGFTDPQKEEYFRKRFRDEEQASRIISHIKTSRSLHIMCHIPVFCWITATVLEDVMKTREEGELPKTLTEMYIHFLVVQTKLKNVKYHGKSETDHHWSPESRKMIESLGKLAFDQLQKGNLIFYESDLRECGIDIRAASVYSGVFTQIFKEERGLYQDKVFCFVHLSVQEFLAALHVHLTFINSGANLMEEEPTGTTRLPKVFRDKPTLTHLHQSAVDKALQSPNGHLDLFLRFLLGLSLQTNQTLLCGLLTQTGTNSKSSYKTARYIKKKIKKNPDPERSINLFHCLNELNDPLVEEIQQSLRTGSLSTDKLSPAQWSALVFILLSSEEDLDVFDLKKYSASEEALLRLLPVVKASNKALLSGCNLSERSCEALSSLLSSQSSSLRDLDLSNNDLQDSGVKLLCSGLTSPHCRLETLSLSGCLVTEEGCVALASALSSNPSHLRELDLSYNHPGDSGMKLLSVGQKDPKWRLDTLRVDHGGQQWLKPGLRKYFCELTLDTDTTHRNLKLSDNNTRVTVVRGDDDWPKRFEYWTQLLCRNGVTGRCYWEVEWRGRVRVAVTHRGIRRSRDSNDSWFGGNDECWSLDCSGAGYTVWHNDREIFLSPFFSSSSSSSSSSVSHRVAVYVDCPAGTLSFFRVSSDTLIHLHTFNTTFTEPLYPGFRFWSYESSVSLCSL